Within Mucilaginibacter inviolabilis, the genomic segment TGGAGAATTTTAATAAGTATCTGTATGATCCTAATACAGGTTTATTTTTCCATAATTACTATTCCGACGATCAGACAAACGGTGTTGGCCACTGGGGGCGTAGCAATGGCTGGATAGCAATGGCAACTGTCGAGCTGTTAAATAACCTGCCAGCCAACCACCCAAAGCGTGCCGAAATAATTAAGTTGTTGCTTCGGCAAATAGTAGGATATGCCCGCTACCAGGATCAGACAGGCTTATGGCACCAATTATTGGATAAGCCGGATTCCTATTTGGAAACCTCTGTAACTGCTATGTATACGTATGCAGTTGCCCGTGCTGTGAACCAGGGTTGGATAAATGAAAAATACATAGCCATAGCCCAGGAAGGCTGGAAAGGCCTATTAGCCAAGATTACGCCCGATGGCCAATTGCAGGACGTTTGCATAGGTACCAATATGGATACAGATATCAAATTTTACTACACCCGTCCCACAGAGTTAAACGATACGCACGGAATAGGGGCACTTTTATTAGCCGGAGCAGAGATGCTTAAAGCCGAAAGGAAAAAATAGCTATGCGCGAGTTAATCAGGTGTCTGTTGATTATTGTATTTATGATAGCAAGTAGTTTAAAGTTATTTGCTGTTGATGTAAATATTACTGCATATGGAGCAGTGGGTAACGGTACTAAATTAAACACTAGCGTTATTCAAAAAGCGATAGAAAACTGTTATAAAGGTGGCGGTGGCAAAGTGATCATCCCTTCAGGGACATTTCTGACCGGAACTATAGTGCTAAATGATAATATCACCCTGAAATTAGAAAAAGGAGCAGTTTTATTGGGTAGTACTAATGTTAACGATTATAAAAACCTTGATCCTTTTGTAGATGGTTTGGGCGTCAGTGTTGGTTGGGCCCTGGTAGTAGCAATCGACAAAAAAAATGTAGGTATTGAGGGTGAAGGTATTATTGACGGACAGGGTTCAAAACTAAAAGCACAGCAAATACTGACCGATACCCGGCCAGAGTCACAACGTTGGGGACGACGCCCGTTTTTGTTACGTGTGGTGCGGTGTCAAAATGTTTCTGTAACCGGTGTTACCCTGAATTATTCCGCAGCCTGGACATCTCACTATTTTCAATGCAAGCAGGTGAGTATTAAGAATGTTAAGATTGTAAGCAGGGGAGTAGCACACAACGATGGTATGGACATAGATGGCTGCCAGGATGTAATCATTAAAGATTGTGATGTGATAAGCGGAGACGACGCGTTGTGTTTTAAAACCACATCAAGCAAAATGGCATGCAAAAATATCGTAATATCGGGTCTGCGGTTAAAAAGTGGTCAGGGAGCTATCAAAATAGGTACAGAATCTATGGCCCCGTTTGAAAATATCAGTATTTCTCAATGTTATATTTATGATACAGCTAATGGAGGTATCAAACTCCTTTCGGTTGACGGCGCCCGAATCCATAATATCAATATCAGTGATATTACCATGATGGAAGTAAAGACGCCTATCCTCATTCGTTTAGGCGCCAGGTTAAGTGTGTTTCGCAAAGATCAGGATACACAGCAACCGATAGGTACACTTGAAAATGTTACTATCAGAAACGTAAGGGCTAAAGCAGCTGATAACGCACAATTGATGCCACCATCTGGAATTTTAATAACTGGTATTCCCGATCATCCTATCAAAAACCTGACCCTCGAAAATGTCGAGATCAATCTTGCAGGCGGGGGCACTGATGAAAATGCCCGGCAGGTAGTACCCGAAGCTATTGACAAATATCCGGAGGTGAAAACTTTCGGTCCGCTGGTACCCGCTTATGGAATTTGGGCCAGGCACGTTGATGGTCTGAAGCTAGAGAATGTAAAACTTACTTTAAGTCATAATGATCTTAGACCCGCCTTTATCTGTGAAGATGGTAAAAACATTGAATTGAATAACTGGGATATCCCCAAAACTGTCGATGCGCAAGCTATTGTCAGATTAGAAAATGTGACTGGCGCCGATATCACAAATAATAGTGTATATGGCTTTGCTCATGAATTTGTATGCGTAGAAGGTAATACAAGCGGAGATATTCATGTTTTGAAAAATAAACTTCCGGGAATATCAAAAAAGGTGGAACTATCTGCTGATCTGAAAACTAGTACCGTTGTTTCAGATTAAAGTTAATAAATAATTAAATGTGCCCAACATGAAGATAAACACATATAAAATGCTTTTAGGTTTCTTATGTCTGCTATTCCCTAGTATAAGTTATGCTCAACAAACGGTTTTGCCTATGCAACCCGACCGTTGGGCTATTCAACCTGATGGCAGTATTAAATGGACAGTCCACGGTCGGCTTCCGCATACTGATCATATAGAAATGTCAGGCGAAAAAGTGTCTGTTTGGGTGCAGTATGGTATTGATAGCGCAGGCAGATCGTCCATTTCACGTACGGTTGTTTTCCCTACGTTCAGGATGTTGCCCGATGGTACACGCACGCATATCGACTATACCTTTCAGGATAATGAGCTACCACGTTTTTTAATCAACAATCGTCAATTAAAAACTGACTTGGCCACTGGCAAGAAAAATGGCGATCTGACCTACAATATCAAAAGCATCAGCCATAAAGGCATTATGCGGATAGTGGCCACCTCGGGCAACCAGGCACAGGTAAAGATCGACCGAAGCATCTTCCCATCCACAGATAAGCCTATGGTGATTGAAAAAATTGTTTTTACTAACATAAGCGATAAACCGGTTAATGTTACGATGGAATACCTGAGGCGCGAGGAAAGAACCGACAGTGCCAAAAGTAAAGTAAGGCCGCATACGGTGATCATGGGCACTGTTGATCATGGGAGCAGAATGTTACAGCCGGGTGCAAGTACCTCGTTTTCGGTTTATTATTTGGCAACGGATTTTCCGGAGCAGCCAATAAAAATTAATGTAGATGCTGAGGAAATGGCTCGTGAAAAACGGATAAATACCATTTTGGCCCCTTTACAATTGCAAACACCGGATACTTTATTGAATACGGCATTTGCCTTTGCCAAGATTCGCGGAACGGAAAGTATTTATAAAACCAAGGTAGGTTATTTGCATGGCCCAGGTGGTTTGGCTTACTATGCAGCAATATGGGCCAATGATCAGGCAGAATATATCAGTCCGTTCTTCGCGTTTTCGGGTGATAGTATTGGTAATCTTTCTGCCATGAACTGTTATCGTTTGTTTGCCAAATATATGAACTCCGAGTACAAGCCCATCCCTAGTTCCATAGTGGCAGAGGGGGATGCGGTATGGAAGGGAGCTGGTGATCGGGGCGATCAGGCTATGATTGCTTATGGTGCTTCACGTTATGCGCTTGCTTATGGACAGGCTGATTCTGCCAAAAAATTATGGCCGTTGATTACCTGGTGCCTGGAATACAGTCATCACAAACTGAATGAACAAGGTGTAGTTATCTCTGACCATGACGAACTGGAAGGTCGTTTCCCCGCAGGCAAAGCAAATCTGTCAACAAACAGTTTGTATTATGATGCGCTGATATCTGCTGCCTATTTGGGCAAACAATTACATCAGCCCAAAACCCAGACCGATGAATATCTGAAGCAGGCTGCTGAACTTAAAGGCAATATCGAGAAATACTTTGGAGCAAACATCGACGGTTTCGATACTTACAAATACTATGAAACCAATGACGTTTTGCGCGCCTGGATTTGTCTGCCGCTCACCATGGGGATTTTCGAACGAAGCGAGGGAACTATCAATGCATTATTTTCACCAAAGTTATGGACTGCCGATGGTTTAGCTACTCAAGCAGGTAAAGAAACCTTCTGGGATCGCTCCACTTTATATGCACTTCGTGGTGTATTGGAGGCTGGAAAAACAGAAAAAGCCCTGGATTATTTGCGTTATTACTCGCGCAGGCGGCTCCTGGGCGAGCATGTGCCTTATCCGGTAGAAGCTTTCCCCGAAGGAAATCAAAGGCACCTGTCGGCCGAGAGTGGACTTTATTGTCGCATCTATACCGAGGGCTTATTTGGCATACGGCCAACAGGCTTTGCCAGTTTTAATTGTACGCCAAGATTGCCAATGGAGTGGAATAAAATGGCAATAAATAATATACATTCTTTCGGTCATATATTCGATCTTACCATATCAAGACAAAGCAAGGATAAATTGCTGATTACTGTTAAAGAAGGTAGTAAAACAATAAAATACAAAATAAACGATGGCGATACGCAAGCTGTTCAATTGTAAATAATTTAAACCTATGAACTCATTTTTTAAATATATGCTGGCTATTGTATCGGCCATTGTCGCGCAAAGTGCATTTGCGCAAACCCATCAACTGGAAAAACTCTGGGAAACAGATACGGTGGTAAGGGTTCCGGAATCGGTTTTGCCTGATCTTAAAAAAGGCGTCCTGTATGTATCCGAGATTGACGGCAATCCCAATGCGATAGATGGCAAAGGCGGTGTAGCCAAAATTGGTTTAGATGGTAAAATCATCGATCTGGATTTTACCACCGGTTTAAACGCACCCAAAGGTTTGGGAGGATTTGGTAACGAATTGTATGCCGCTGATTTGTCGGAAGTGGTGGTTATTGATATGAATACCGGGAAGGTAAAAAACAAAATAGTCATTGACAGCGCAAAAGCCCTTAATGATATTACGGTAGACGATAAAGGAGTAGTGTATGTATCTGATAGCAAAACCAAAAAGATCCACCGGATTGAAAAAGGAAAGGTGAGCACATTTTTAACAAACATAGGAGGAGTGAACGGTCTTAAAGCTGTAGGTGCTGATCTTTATATACTGGGCGGACAAAAATTTATGAAATCTGATAGTAAAGGGAATTTAACTCCTATTACTACGCTCAATTGTGGCGGCGATGGGCTTGAGCCTGTTGGTAATGGCGATTTTCTGATCACTTGCTGGTCAGGCCATATATTTTATGTGACTGCTAGCGGTAAAATTGAAACATTACTGGATATGCAGGATAAAAAGGTAAACACTGCCGATCTGGCTTACGATGCTGCGAAGCATATTTTATATGTACCTACCTTTTGGGGTAAAAAAGTGATGGCTTATAAACTAATAACAACCCAATAATATGGAGCTTACTAAAGTTCAGTCTATTAAAAATTACCTGATTATCCTCTGCCTGGTGAATGTTGGTATAGCATCTGCGCAAACACAAAGCAACGATCCTTATTTAAAACTATGGTATGATAAACCTGCTACTGCCTGGGAAGAGGCTTTGCCATTAGGTAATGCTACTACGGGTGCCATGATATTTGGTGGCGTAAGCCAGGAACATTATCAGTTGAATGATCATAACCTGTGGTCGGGTTATCCGCAATCGGGTAATAACCCGCAAGGGCTAGAGTATCTGCCACAGGTACGAAAGGCTGTATTTGATAACGATTTTGATAAGGCGGCCGATCTATGGAAAAAACATTTACAGGGCCCATATACTGCCCGTTATTTACCACTGGGCGACCTATACCTCAATTTTAATGTTGCAGATAGCACGCACTACTATCGTGACTTGAACTTAAATGACGCGGTTTCAACCGTAAAATATGAGGCCAATGGTGTACACTACACCCGTGAAACCTTTATCAGTTATCCGGATAAAGTAATGATGATACGTATTACAGCCGACAAAAAAGGTGTTATTGATTTTACCGCCAGTCTGCAAAGCAAACTGCGTTTTTCTGTGGCAAACGATGGTAATGGTAAACTTATATTAAAAGGGAAAGCTCCAAGTTATGTAGCCAACCGCGATTATGAACCACGACAGGTGATTTATGATGAGCCTAAAGGTGAAGGAATGAATTTCCAAATCAACCTAAAGATCAAAAGTGATGGCGGGCATGTAGAAGCTGTTAATAATACTTTGCAGGTTAGCGGGGCCAACGGGGTGATTATTTATTTAACCGAGGCTACCAGTTTTAATGGTTTTAACAAATCGCCGGGGTTGCAGGGTAAGGATCCTGCTATTGAAGCTAATGCAGGCTTGCTTACTGCATCCCAAAAAACATATGAGCAACTTAAACAACGGCATGTAGCAGATTATCAACAGCTATTTAAGCGGGTGAGCTTTAATTTAGGTGCCGATGTCGACATGGTAAAACAACCTACAGATCAAAGGCTCCGGAATTTTAGTGTAACTAATCCTGATAAACAATTACAAACACTGTATTATCAGTTTGGGCGTTATTTGCTTATAGCCAGCTCCAGACCGGGCAGTGCCCCCGCCAATTTGCAGGGTATCTGGAATAACCAGGTATCGCCACCATGGGGTAGTAATTATACAACCAATATCAATACTGAGATGAATTATTGGCTTGCCGAGAATACGAATCTATCGGAATGTCACAAACCTTTATTTAATTTTTTGAAAGAACTTGCCATAAATGGCGCTATCACCGCTAAAGAGAGTTATAACATTCAGGAAGGTTGGGTTGAACATCATAACAGTGATATATGGGCCAAAACATCAACCGTTGGAGGTTATGACCATGATCCTAAGAGTTCGGTGAAATGGTCGGCATGGCCAATGGGAGGGGCCTGGATGAGCTTGCACCTGTATGATCATTACTTGTTTACCGGCGATAAGGCGTTTTTAAGTAAAACCGCTTATCCAATTATGAAAGGTGCTGTGCAGTTCATGCTGCATTGGCTGGTAACCGATCCTAAAACAGGTTACCTTGTAACCAATCCCTCTACATCGCCCGAGAATACCATCAAAATTAACGGTAAGGAATATTTAGTAAGTATGGCCTCCACCATGGACATGTCTATTATTCGAGAACTGTTCCAAAGTTGTATTAGTAGCGCATTGATATTGGATGTAGATAAGGTTTTTGCAGCACGGGTAAAAGCGGCTTATGATAAATTGTATCCATTTCATATTGGCAAACACGGACAATTACAAGAATGGTTTCAGGATTGGGATGATCCGGCGGATACCCATCGGCATATATCACACCTGTTCAGTCTGTTTCCTGGCAGGCAAATCTCTGTGTTTAATACACCGGAATTGGCGGCCGCGGCTAAACAGTCTATGATATACAGGGGAGATGTAAGCACAGGCTGGTCTATGGCCTGGAAGGTGAACTGGTGGTCGCGCATGCATGATGGTAATCACGCTTATAAGATACTAGGCGCCGCATTTAACTATATGGATCCGGTACAGAAAAAAGAACAGATGAGCGGCGGTGGTACCTATCCCAATTTGTTCGATGCGCATCCACCTTTTCAGATCGATGGAAACTTTGGCGGAACGGCCGGTATGACCGAAATGCTGCTGCAAAGCCAAAATGGGGAAGTAGAACTTTTGCCTGCTTTACCTGATGCCTGGGCCAATGGCAGCATCAGAGGCATTAAGGCCCGCGGCAATTTTGAAATAGCTATTGATTGGAAAAAAGGTAAATTGACTAAAGCGCTCATTAAATCAAACCAGGGAGGCAATTGTCGGCTTCGGACGCCTATCCCGGTAAAAGTAGTTGAAGTAAATAATAAAGCTGCTGTTGGCGACAATAGAAATATATTGAATACGCCACCCAAAATACCAATATATAAAAAAGCTGATGATGTTAAACTAGTGGATATCAGTTTTAATAAAGGTTATGAAATTGACTTTACCACTCAAAAAGGTAAAACCTACACCATTATACCTCAATAACGAAATGAAAATTCTGAAGTGTTTTTTATTGTTTTGCTTATATTTAAGTTCTGCTGATATACTCAATGCTCAATCTATCACCTGGACAGAAGTTGAACCGGGAATATGGAAGGGAGTGATCGGTAAGCCCGAAGAGTTTGATCTGTTGGGAGTTGCGGGTGTAAAGCCGTATCATACTGGTTTGCAACAGATGCCTGCAGCAACTTTTCCGCTGGCACAGGATGAAATTATAGGTCGCATCCATGATAGTAAAACCTATCTTCGTTTTCCGTTAGAGAAAAAAGAGCAGATATTTGGTTTTGGCTTGAATTTTCAAACGGTATTTCAGCGTGGTAAAGTACTCACCTTGCATGTAGATAATTATGCCGGAAAGGATAATGGCCGTACTCATGCGCCTACACCATTCTATGTATCATCAAACGGATATGGCGTATTCATCAATTCGGCCAGATATATCAATGTGTATGCTGGCACAGCTGTAAGGCGGGACAGTAAAACAGCTCCGGATGTAAAAGATAGAAATTTAGACAAAACATGGAACTCACATCCTTACTCAGATGGGGTTGAAATGTTGGTACCTGCAGCAGGTGTGGAGATTTATGTATTTGCCGGTCCAACAATGTTAGATGCTGTACGACGTTATAATTTGCTGAATGGTGGTGGCTGTCTGCCACCGCGTTGGGGCCTGGGTTTTACTCAGCGCATGCAGCGTTTAACCGATGCGCAGGGCGTGGCTGCGGAGGCGCAGGCTTTTGAAGAAAAAGATTATCCGCTGGATTTTATTGGACTTGAACCGGGTTGGCAAAGCAAATCATACCCCTGTACTTTTGAGTGGGACAAAACCCGCTTCCCTGATCCTAAAACGCTGGTGCTGGATATGCTGAAAAAAAATATCCGGCTAAACTTATGGACAAATCCCTATGTGTCGCCCGAAGCTTCGGTTTATAAAAGTATTTTGCCCTACAGTGGCTCGCATACCGTTTGGAATGGTATCGTTCCTGATATTAGCATGCCCGAGGCCCGGAAGATATTTTTTGGTGAACTGGAAAAAGGCAAAATAGATATCGGTGTTAGTGGCTATAAAATGGATGAAGTTGATGGTGGCGATAATTATTTATGGCCTGATGTAGCTGTTTTTCCTTCAGGGCATGATGCCGAACAAATGCGTCAGACCTACGGACTTATGATGCAACGTTATACCAGCGAAATTTATCATAGTCGTAATCAGCGTACTTTCGGATTGGTTCGCGCATCCAATGGTGGTGGTGCATCATTTCCTTATGTAATATATAACGACTATTACGACCATCGCGATTTCATAACAGCATTAGTGAACAGTGGTTTTGCAGGGGTATTATGGACTCCAGAAGTACGTTCATCTAAAACAGCCGAGGAATGGCTACGCAGGTTTCAATCAAATGTGTTTTCACCTATGGCTATGATTAATGCCTGGGCCAGCGGTACCAAACCATGGTCGTTTCCAGAGGTTGCCGAACAGGTAAAAACAATGGCCAATTTGCGTATGCAGATGATGCCCTATTGGTACAGTGAGTTTGCTAAATATCATTTTGAAGGTATTCCGCCATTTAGAGCTATGTACCTGGAAGACGGTTTTACAAATACCGAAACCAAAAGCGAGAACAAAAAAGTAAATCTGGAAGAAAATCCTTATGAAGAAGCTGTAACCAAAGAAGTAAAGGATCAGTACATGGCAGGGGAATACTTATTGGTGGCACCTATGTTTGCCGGACAAATCAGCCGTAAAGTAATATTGCCGAAGGGTAAATGGTATGACTTTTATACTGGAAAATATGCTGGTAATGGCGAGATAATCAACGTAACGCCTGGTTTGGATAAGATACCTGTATACGTAAAGGATGGGGGTATAATACCTATAATGCCGGTAATGTTGCATGCGCCAAAAGCAGGGCAAAAGGTTGATATAGAGGTGAGGTATTATGGTGAACAACCAGGTACCTATTCATTATATGATGATGACGGCGAAACCTATAACTATGAAAAAGGAAATTATACCTTTCGTAAGATCACTGTAAGTAAACTGAACGGAAAACTAAGAGGCGCAATTACCCCGGCTCCAAAAGATAAGCCAGATAATGTAGGTAAAGTAACTTTTAAAGCGATGACAGAACTTTAGGTATACATTGATGCACCTGCAGTTTTACCAGACTATATAATGTTAAAGCCATTGGATTTACCCGGTGGCTTTTTTGTTGGACTGACCAAAGTCTTTGTGAAAACTTCTTTTACCGCTTTTATTGAGTCTTTCACCGATAAGTAAGTATCATCCACTCTTTTTGCTTTGCCATTGCTTTGTCACCGTTTTACATTTGTTAAAATGTTTTAAGTGGCTAATCGTCCTTACTGTTATGGAAAATAATTACTTTATACTAAACCCAACAAACTCCACTATACCTGATCAGGAGCAAGAGCTTGCTATTATGTTTCTGGATATCCGGAACTTTACTGGACTGATGGAATCACAGCCAGGCCAAACCGTTATACAGATTGTTCGACGGTTGTTCACAGCTTTTGGCCAAATTGTGAAAAAATTCGAAGGCAGGGTGGTAGAAATTGCCGGCGATAGTTTGTATATAGTATTTGGTTTACAAACTGAACTTAAGGTAGCTGTGAATAATGCATATCAAGCAGCCAAAGTAATGTTTCATACGGTTAACCTTTTTAATGAATCTTATGCCGAACCCTATTATGGCGGCCCACTCGAAATAGGCATGGGTTTACACGCCGGAAAAGTTTTCGTGGGTGAGTTCGGTTTGGATAATGCGCCGCAATTGTCGGTTATGGGTTTACCTGTCAACATTGCCTCCCGACTCCAAGCTAAGACCAGGGAACTGGATAATGATCTGATCATTTCAGAAGATGCATATCAATTGCTGGTTAATGAACAGGACATTGTTCAGCAACAAACTGTGCAATTGCAAGGAATTAGGCATGAACAGCAGGTGCGTTTAGCCGGCAAATCATATGGTATTCAACAGAATCTAGAATATTTACTGGCCATCTCTGGTTAATACTAGACCTAATTAAAAGTCTTTCAACCCATAATAAGTGCATGCTTACAGCCGGTGAGCTTATATTACCGTTGTAATTGGCAATCTGCATTGACAACGCTATTCCTTATTCACAGAAATTCTTTCTGCTTCCCGCCAAATAACTTCCGAAAATAATTAATTAATGATGAGTCATGAAAAGTAGTTCTATGAAGCTGTTTTTTATGGCTAAGTCTTTGAAAATATAAGGTTCATTCAGTTGAATGTTTACCAATGTTAAATAAAATACTAAAATAGATTAATTTTTGTATAGTATTTGTAAACTAACAGTGTAGTATTTATATTTGACATCAGTAAACCCAATTTCTTAGCAATACCAAATTATATGAAAAGACGGGATCTAATCAAAAAGATCGGGCTGGCTACAGGAGCAGTAGCATTAAACAATGTTGTTGTTGCTTCTTCCCTTAATTCAGAGCAGAAAAAGAAAAAGGTCTTGAAAATAGCACACATTACCGATGTGCACATACGACCTGAATACAATGCTGTTGTCCGTTTTAAAAAGTGTTTGGAAATGATCAAAAAAGATAAGGTCGATCTGATCCTTAATGGTGGCGACTCTATA encodes:
- a CDS encoding glycoside hydrolase family 95 protein, which translates into the protein MELTKVQSIKNYLIILCLVNVGIASAQTQSNDPYLKLWYDKPATAWEEALPLGNATTGAMIFGGVSQEHYQLNDHNLWSGYPQSGNNPQGLEYLPQVRKAVFDNDFDKAADLWKKHLQGPYTARYLPLGDLYLNFNVADSTHYYRDLNLNDAVSTVKYEANGVHYTRETFISYPDKVMMIRITADKKGVIDFTASLQSKLRFSVANDGNGKLILKGKAPSYVANRDYEPRQVIYDEPKGEGMNFQINLKIKSDGGHVEAVNNTLQVSGANGVIIYLTEATSFNGFNKSPGLQGKDPAIEANAGLLTASQKTYEQLKQRHVADYQQLFKRVSFNLGADVDMVKQPTDQRLRNFSVTNPDKQLQTLYYQFGRYLLIASSRPGSAPANLQGIWNNQVSPPWGSNYTTNINTEMNYWLAENTNLSECHKPLFNFLKELAINGAITAKESYNIQEGWVEHHNSDIWAKTSTVGGYDHDPKSSVKWSAWPMGGAWMSLHLYDHYLFTGDKAFLSKTAYPIMKGAVQFMLHWLVTDPKTGYLVTNPSTSPENTIKINGKEYLVSMASTMDMSIIRELFQSCISSALILDVDKVFAARVKAAYDKLYPFHIGKHGQLQEWFQDWDDPADTHRHISHLFSLFPGRQISVFNTPELAAAAKQSMIYRGDVSTGWSMAWKVNWWSRMHDGNHAYKILGAAFNYMDPVQKKEQMSGGGTYPNLFDAHPPFQIDGNFGGTAGMTEMLLQSQNGEVELLPALPDAWANGSIRGIKARGNFEIAIDWKKGKLTKALIKSNQGGNCRLRTPIPVKVVEVNNKAAVGDNRNILNTPPKIPIYKKADDVKLVDISFNKGYEIDFTTQKGKTYTIIPQ
- a CDS encoding SMP-30/gluconolactonase/LRE family protein; this encodes MNSFFKYMLAIVSAIVAQSAFAQTHQLEKLWETDTVVRVPESVLPDLKKGVLYVSEIDGNPNAIDGKGGVAKIGLDGKIIDLDFTTGLNAPKGLGGFGNELYAADLSEVVVIDMNTGKVKNKIVIDSAKALNDITVDDKGVVYVSDSKTKKIHRIEKGKVSTFLTNIGGVNGLKAVGADLYILGGQKFMKSDSKGNLTPITTLNCGGDGLEPVGNGDFLITCWSGHIFYVTASGKIETLLDMQDKKVNTADLAYDAAKHILYVPTFWGKKVMAYKLITTQ
- a CDS encoding glycoside hydrolase family 31 protein, with product MKLTLPLKKVKPTPLYLNNEMKILKCFLLFCLYLSSADILNAQSITWTEVEPGIWKGVIGKPEEFDLLGVAGVKPYHTGLQQMPAATFPLAQDEIIGRIHDSKTYLRFPLEKKEQIFGFGLNFQTVFQRGKVLTLHVDNYAGKDNGRTHAPTPFYVSSNGYGVFINSARYINVYAGTAVRRDSKTAPDVKDRNLDKTWNSHPYSDGVEMLVPAAGVEIYVFAGPTMLDAVRRYNLLNGGGCLPPRWGLGFTQRMQRLTDAQGVAAEAQAFEEKDYPLDFIGLEPGWQSKSYPCTFEWDKTRFPDPKTLVLDMLKKNIRLNLWTNPYVSPEASVYKSILPYSGSHTVWNGIVPDISMPEARKIFFGELEKGKIDIGVSGYKMDEVDGGDNYLWPDVAVFPSGHDAEQMRQTYGLMMQRYTSEIYHSRNQRTFGLVRASNGGGASFPYVIYNDYYDHRDFITALVNSGFAGVLWTPEVRSSKTAEEWLRRFQSNVFSPMAMINAWASGTKPWSFPEVAEQVKTMANLRMQMMPYWYSEFAKYHFEGIPPFRAMYLEDGFTNTETKSENKKVNLEENPYEEAVTKEVKDQYMAGEYLLVAPMFAGQISRKVILPKGKWYDFYTGKYAGNGEIINVTPGLDKIPVYVKDGGIIPIMPVMLHAPKAGQKVDIEVRYYGEQPGTYSLYDDDGETYNYEKGNYTFRKITVSKLNGKLRGAITPAPKDKPDNVGKVTFKAMTEL
- a CDS encoding glycoside hydrolase family 28 protein; protein product: MIASSLKLFAVDVNITAYGAVGNGTKLNTSVIQKAIENCYKGGGGKVIIPSGTFLTGTIVLNDNITLKLEKGAVLLGSTNVNDYKNLDPFVDGLGVSVGWALVVAIDKKNVGIEGEGIIDGQGSKLKAQQILTDTRPESQRWGRRPFLLRVVRCQNVSVTGVTLNYSAAWTSHYFQCKQVSIKNVKIVSRGVAHNDGMDIDGCQDVIIKDCDVISGDDALCFKTTSSKMACKNIVISGLRLKSGQGAIKIGTESMAPFENISISQCYIYDTANGGIKLLSVDGARIHNINISDITMMEVKTPILIRLGARLSVFRKDQDTQQPIGTLENVTIRNVRAKAADNAQLMPPSGILITGIPDHPIKNLTLENVEINLAGGGTDENARQVVPEAIDKYPEVKTFGPLVPAYGIWARHVDGLKLENVKLTLSHNDLRPAFICEDGKNIELNNWDIPKTVDAQAIVRLENVTGADITNNSVYGFAHEFVCVEGNTSGDIHVLKNKLPGISKKVELSADLKTSTVVSD
- a CDS encoding adenylate/guanylate cyclase domain-containing protein yields the protein MENNYFILNPTNSTIPDQEQELAIMFLDIRNFTGLMESQPGQTVIQIVRRLFTAFGQIVKKFEGRVVEIAGDSLYIVFGLQTELKVAVNNAYQAAKVMFHTVNLFNESYAEPYYGGPLEIGMGLHAGKVFVGEFGLDNAPQLSVMGLPVNIASRLQAKTRELDNDLIISEDAYQLLVNEQDIVQQQTVQLQGIRHEQQVRLAGKSYGIQQNLEYLLAISG